The Primulina tabacum isolate GXHZ01 chromosome 16, ASM2559414v2, whole genome shotgun sequence genome window below encodes:
- the LOC142528230 gene encoding transcription factor TGA9-like encodes MESGSGSPRTGVSQSKSAAKPTTEKTLRRLAQNREAARKSRLRKKAYVQQLESSRTRLTQLEQDLQSATSQGLFLGGGVTIGNISSAGAIFDMEYSRWLDDDLGYMSELRAAVQSNLSDGDLRVIVDGYIAHYDEIFRLKGVVVKSDVFHLITGMWATPVERCYLWMGGFRPSDLIKMLIPQLDPLTEQQLVGICGLQQSSQQAEEALTQGLDQLHKSLLQTIANSSLIDSMHHMVIALGKLSNLEGFVRQADNLRQQTLHQLGRMLTVRQAARCFLVIGEYYGRLRALSSLWASRPKESLVTDADNSCQMIMELQSLHNQFSNF; translated from the exons ATGGAAAGTGGAAGTGGTAGTCCAAGAACAGGAGTATCACAGTCCAAATCAGCTGCCAAACCAACTACAGAAAag ACACTGAGACGTTTGGCTCAAAATAGGGAAGCAGCAAGGAAGAGCAGGCTTAGGAAAAAG GCCTATGTTCAACAGCTAGAATCAAGCAGGACGAGGCTCACTCAACTTGAGCAAGACCTTCAGAGTGCAACGTCTCAG GGACTTTTCTTAGGAGGTGGGGTTACAATTGGGAATATCAGCTCTG CTGGTGCGATATTCGACATGGAATATTCAAGATGGTTAGACGATGATCTAGGCTATATGTCTGAACTTAGAGCTGCAGTACAATCAAATTTATCCGATGGGGACCTAAGGGTAATAGTCGATGGATATATTGCACATTACGATGAAATCTTTAGACTCAAAGGAGTGGTTGTCAAATCCGATGTCTTTCACCTGATCACCGGGATGTGGGCTACTCCGGTCGAGAGGTGTTATCTTTGGATGGGCGGTTTCCGGCCTTCCGATCTCATCAAG ATGTTAATACCGCAGTTAGACCCCTTAACCGAGCAACAATTAGTGGGGATATGTGGTCTCCAACAGTCCTCACAGCAGGCAGAGGAAGCTCTCACTCAAGGGCTCGACCAACTACACAAATCTTTACTCCAAACCATTGCCAACTCTTCTCTTATTGACAGCATGCATCACATGGTTATCGCGTTGGGCAAACTCTCCAATCTCGAAGGATTCGTTCGCCAG GCTGATAATTTAAGACAACAGACTCTCCATCAGCTAGGTCGGATGTTAACCGTTCGACAAGCAGCGCGATGCTTCCTTGTGATCGGGGAGTACTACGGTCGATTGCGAGCTCTTAGTTCTTTGTGGGCATCTCGTCCTAAAGA GAGTTTGGTCACGGATGCAGATAATTCTTGCCAAATGATCATGGAGTTACAATCTTTACATAACCAATTCTCAAACTTCTGA
- the LOC142530126 gene encoding putative lysophospholipase BODYGUARD 1 — MVFRELFNMMMGCLGLSKRPTRPDFPVVADDSSGADLHIMNSLRIRLSDGRFLAYKERGVPKNKSTFIIVVIHGFGSSKDMNFMASQEFLDELGICLLLFDRAGYGESDPNPKRSLKSEASDIEELADKLQLGSKFYVLGVSLGCYPIWSCLKRIPDRLAGAALVVPYINYKWPSLPSDLTNDDYRKGLSKWAVFVASHSPGLLHWWLTQKLFPSSTVLDRNTKFFSNKDLEVLKHSPGYQLLSRNKLRNRVVFDSLRRDFIVAFGKWEFDPMDIHDPCPQKESMVHIWQGREDKIVPYQLQRYVSKKLPWIRYHEVPDGGHLLVYDGVVCEVILRSLVFGEDPPLYRPQAED, encoded by the exons ATGGTGTTTAGGGAATTGTTTAATATGATGATGGGATGTTTGGGGTTATCAAAGCGGCCGACACGGCCTGATTTTCCTGTGGTCGCCGACGATTCCTCAGGAGCTGATTTGCATATCATGAATTCACTAAGAATTAGGTTAAGTGATGGGAGATTCTTGGCTTATAAAGAAAGAGGAGTGCCCAAGAACAAGTCCACTTTCATAATCGTTGTAATTCATGGTTTTGGGAGCTCCAAAGACATGAACTTCATGGCTTCCCAA GAATTTCTAGATGAGTTGGGCATATGCCTTTTGCTATTTGACCGAGCCGGATATGGTGAAAGTGATCCAAACCCGAAAAGATCATTAAAGAGTGAAGCATCTGACATCGAGGAATTAGCTGATAAGCTACAATTGGGATCCAAATTCTATGTTCTTGGAGTCTCCCTTGGATGTTACCCTATCTGGAGTTGCCTCAAACGAATACCCGACCG ATTAGCAGGTGCCGCGCTTGTTGTTCCGTACATAAATTATAAGTGGCCATCTCTTCCTAGTGATCTTACAAATGACGATTACCGCAAGGGCCTTTCGAAATGGGCTGTTTTTGTTGCGAGCCACTCTCCTGGATTATTGCATTGGTGGCTAACTCAGAAACTTTTTCCATCCTCGACTGTCCTTGACCGAAACACAAAATTTTTTAGCAATAAAGATTTAGAGGTGTTGAAGCACTCACCAGGGTACCAATTGCTTAGTAGG AACAAGTTGAGGAATCGAGTTGTATTTGACTCCCTACGTCGTGACTTTATCGTTGCTTTTGGCAAGTGGGAGTTTGATCCAATGGACATACATGATCCATGCCCTCAAAAGGAAAGCATGGTGCACATCTGGCAGGGCCGTGAGGACAAGATCGTACCATACCAGTTGCAAAGATACGTCTCCAAAAAGTTGCCATGGATTCGGTATCATGAAGTGCCGGATGGAGGGCATTTGCTGGTGTATGATGGTGTAGTCTGTGAAGTCATTTTAAGGTCTCTGGTGTTTGGCGAAGATCCTCCGTTGTATAGACCTCAAGCAGAGGACTAA
- the LOC142529272 gene encoding CEN-like protein 2 — translation MAKMSSDPLVIGRVIGDVVDDFYPSVKMSVTYNSNKHVYNGYEHFPSTVTSKPRVEVHEGDMRSFFTLIMTDPDVPGPSDPYLREHLHWIVTDIPGTTDSSFGKEAVSYEMPRPNIGIHRFIFLLFKQKKRQSVMKPPICRDGFNTRRFAEENELGLPVAAVFFNCQRETAARKR, via the exons ATGGCAAAAATGTCATCAGATCCTCTGGTAATCGGTAGAGTGATCGGAGATGTCGTCGATGATTTCTACCCCAGTGTGAAGATGTCGGTGACGTACAACTCGAACAAGCATGTGTACAACGGGTATGAGCACTTCCCTTCCACAGTTACTTCTAAACCTAGGGTTGAAGTTCATGAAGGCGACATGAGATCATTCTTCACCCTG ATCATGACGGATCCTGATGTTCCAGGACCAAGTGATCCATATCTCAGAGAACATTTACACTG GATAGTTACAGACATCCCAGGAACCACGGATTCCTCGTTTG GGAAAGAAGCAGTAAGCTACGAAATGCCGAGGCCGAACATCGGAATCCACAGGTTCATATTCCTGCTGTTCAAGCAGAAGAAGAGACAATCGGTGATGAAACCGCCGATCTGTAGGGACGGATTCAATACGAGGAGGTTTGCAGAGGAGAATGAATTGGGTCTTCCTGTTGCCGCTGTCTTCTTCAATTGCCAGCGGGAAACTgctgcaagaaaacgttag
- the LOC142529276 gene encoding beta-1,6-galactosyltransferase GALT29A-like — MYSSVKTGVRSHYITLLLIVVAATLTIRAVLHFNGRAFQLKYEISPAGIPKKPVFNETLLKYAAIESGEARVKQEVEDLLDGSFGNRGQKRSFLSFGRYHIDLRHKSFRGTPSELHSPEFNRLWLTFRKYLSGWWSNRRLHLDTMLDFANYAKVAVEEYSGTKGSRKRYKSCAVVGNSGILLRSDHGKLIDSHEIVIRLNNARTVGYERNVGVKTSVSFINSNILHSCARRADCFCHPYGERVPIVMYICQPVHFFDFSVCNASHKAPLVVTDPRFDMLCARIVKYYSLKRFVETTGKDCGEWGAAHDALEFHYSSGMQAIMLAVGTCEKVSIFGFGKSNSARHHYHTNQKAELSLHDYDAEYDFYEDLMKRPEAIPFMSDEFKFPSVEMYH; from the coding sequence ATGTACAGCTCAGTCAAGACCGGAGTGCGGTCTCATTACATCACTTTGCTGCTGATAGTGGTGGCCGCCACTCTCACCATCAGGGCAGTGCTCCACTTTAATGGCCGTGCCTTTCAGCTGAAATATGAAATCTCACCAGCTGGAATCCCTAAAAAACCAGTCTTTAACGAAACCCTTTTGAAATATGCTGCTATTGAAAGTGGGGAGGCTCGTGTGAAACAAGAGGTTGAGGATTTGTTGGATGGGAGTTTCGGAAACCGTGGCCAAAAGAGGTCTTTTCTGTCTTTTGGTAGGTACCATATTGATTTGAGGCATAAATCGTTTAGAGGGACTCCATCGGAACTCCATTCTCCGGAGTTTAATCGTCTGTGGTTAACTTTTAGGAAGTATTTGAGTGGTTGGTGGAGTAATAGAAGGCTTCATTTGGATACAATGTTGGATTTTGCTAATTATGCTAAGGTTGCTGTCGAGGAGTATAGTGGAACAAAGGGTTCGAGAAAGAGATACAAGAGTTGTGCTGTGGTGGGAAATAGTGGGATTTTGTTGAGAAGTGATCATGGTAAGCTGATCGATAGTCACGAGATTGTTATTCGGCTAAACAACGCGAGAACTGTGGGTTATGAGCGTAACGTTGGGGTGAAAACGAGTGTATCTTTCATCAATAGTAACATATTACATTCATGTGCTAGAAGGGCAGATTGTTTTTGCCATCCTTACGGCGAGAGAGTGCCTATAGTTATGTATATATGTCAACCGGTTCACTTTTTCGATTTCTCGGTGTGCAATGCTTCGCATAAGGCGCCTTTGGTTGTTACTGATCCAAGATTTGATATGTTGTGTGCTAGGATTGTGAAGTATTACTCGTTGAAACGGTTCGTGGAGACAACCGGGAAGGATTGTGGTGAATGGGGGGCCGCTCACGATGCACTCGAATTCCACTACTCTTCGGGTATGCAAGCGATCATGCTTGCTGTGGGAACTTGTGAGAAGGTTAGTATTTTTGGGTTTGGGAAATCTAATTCAGCTAGACATCATTACCATACGAATCAGAAGGCCGAGCTTTCCCTACACGATTACGATGCAGAATATGATTTTTACGAGGATTTAATGAAAAGACCAGAGGCTATTCCTTTCATGTCCGATGAATTCAAGTTTCCTTCTGTTGAAATGTATCACTAA